The following are from one region of the Salvia splendens isolate huo1 chromosome 2, SspV2, whole genome shotgun sequence genome:
- the LOC121770705 gene encoding wound-induced protein 1-like, producing the protein MESKPAAAASSPSAIADVRRLYKAVSSGGAGEIPGLKIAGDLEWWFHGPQKCHYMMKKLTGESSAGDFEFEPRNIDIVDDLVIVEGWEGAEVYWVHVWTLRDGVITQFREYFNTWLTVRDVRPLGCSAAPLWQSHPQELPERSLPGLLLAI; encoded by the coding sequence ATGGAGTCCAAACCTGCAGCTGCAGCCTCATCTCCATCGGCCATCGCCGACGTCCGCCGCCTCTACAAGGCCGTGTCCAGCGGCGGGGCGGGGGAAATCCCGGGCCTGAAGATCGCGGGGGACCTGGAATGGTGGTTCCACGGGCCGCAGAAGTGCCATTACATGATGAAAAAGCTGACCGGAGAGTCCTCGGCGGGGGACTTCGAGTTCGAGCCTCGGAACATCGACATCGTGGACGATCTCGTGATTGTGGAGGGGTGGGAGGGGGCGGAGGTGTATTGGGTGCACGTGTGGACGCTGAGAGATGGGGTGATCACTCAGTTTAGAGAATACTTCAATACTTGGCTCACGGTTAGGGATGTGCGCCCGCTCGGTTGCTCCGCCGCCCCTCTTTGGCAGAGCCACCCTCAGGAACTGCCGGAGCGCTCGCTGCCCGGCCTCTTGCTTGCCATTTGA